CTGAATGAAATGAATGTCTTTTTCGATGTACTCAGTTATTAATCTTGTACAGACATGTAAAATACTTATCTGAATAAAACACAATCTCCTTTTGGAATGATTATTATTCACATTTCTCAATATATGAGAactcttattttgtttttttttctttttttcttttggttccCTTTAATGCTATTTACTATGTATCTAATCTTGACATTTATGAATTCTCTGCCTCCGGAGTCTTCTCTCTTCTGACAGTAATTTTGCAAATCTGTAAAGGCAACCGCAAAGCAATGATGcaagttaattaaatttatacaaatctataaaattatgaaagtCTCCACTCTtccataaaatttgatttatataaagAGTAAATTACCTGATGAGGGCTTCTTCGTTAGTGCCTCCATTTTCAACTGGTTCAAGAATGCCGATGTCTAGATTAATCCTTGAAACAGGTTTCTGCAGAATCCTTTCGCCGATCTTTACAAGTTCCTCTAAATTTTTTTGGGTTGCTTTGTCCACCGACGAACTCTCCTCACTTAATGTATCATCCTAATATAGAATTcgataatataatataaacgaacatactaattatttatttattgattctgtacgTGTCTGCGATGCAACAATATCTATTCAAAGAAAGATGACCTATTACAGTACCTGAATACGAAGGTAGTTATGCTCACATTTGTTGGATCTGAAAATTAAGGACATGTGAAGTTCAACCATGTCATCAATAGCATTTCTGAATGCATCAAGTAATGGAGACTGCCTTTCTTTGTAAATCCAGCTTAGAATTCCCCACTTCTCTGCTGATTTCGCACTGTATTTTTTGTGCATCTTTGAAGTTCCGGTTCCCAGGGATATCACCAAATATTTCCCATAATGTAGAGCCTGTGCTGGCAGGGTGTCCGGATCGGGAAAGACTGTTCCAGTTGGTTTCATGGCCAGCAATgcctttcaaaaaataaaaaaatcattcgGTAAGTAACTTagtttgtcttttcttttctttttctttcagtaTTATAGCTAGGTGCAGGAGAAATTATACAGTGCAAGAGGTTTGCTAATTCATTTCTCCAAGTATAGAGTTGTTTGTGTATTCATGAACCAAATATTTTCGGGTTTCAAATcgtatatttaattaagtttgattttatttaaaattcttagttattatttttacaaatataaaaatgagttttttctttaactcAATAAAACCATATTATACTacataaaaaatcataaatttttttattgcataTTGACTTGAGCTCAGACATAAAACTGATATCAACCAGCAAGATTTGTGAAACTCGAGTTCTTAACATTTAATCATAGCTCATATgttttacttaattataactattttatgtaattatattgttaatgGAGTTAGAAAGCTCTagcttacagggttgtttgcAGTAATGCCCCCATCAACAAGGTGGAATTCTCTGTAGTTTCCTTCAGAATCTTtagtttgaaaataataagctGGAAAGTAAGTTGGAGCTGAGGAAGTACCGATACAAATATCGGATAACAAAGCATCTTTTGAAGCATCGATTTCTGCCTGCAAAGAAATATTGTATTGTCACCAATATGAACAATTCTtacttacatatatataacctgaaaaacataaaaagcaAATGAAACTTATTAAGTACTTCATTTTTTACCTCAAACGTTGAGAAGACAACGGGTTGAAGTAATTGGATGTCAAATGTAGGTACGACAACACGAGTTACAGTCTCATGAAGCCTTCGATTCCCAAGTATCTTTCGAATTAGTTTTCTTAGATACTTACCATCATACTTTGGCCCCATTAAGgatcttattttcattattatccCCCTAATCAAAAAGCAGCATTATAAACAACCCACCAAAAGAATCGAGTTAAAAATGGGGATAAATGTTAATATGACCAAGAAAAAGATCATTCTTTGATATTAGTTACTTACCAGGACTGGGGGAATATCTGTGGGCAATGCTTGAGATAGAATGGCACTATATCTTTTGCTTTATATAGAGGACGCCTGTTCTCATCAGGAGCAGTCAACATGCTTGCTATTAGACCTCCTGTGCTAGTTCCCGCTATCACATCAAAGTAATCCGCGATCCTAACATGTTCTCCATCCAGCTCCTTCacaaaataatcaattcaTAACTTAGATTCCTTCCCTTCAATTCCTTGTTATAGGAGCCTGGTGCTCCCCTTGGCCCTAGTTCCCAGATTATTTGGTGGTTCTgatagtttttaaaatatatatatgtaaaactCACGCCTATATGTTCAGCTGAAGATGTATTGTCCTAAATACATTCTCATGTTCCAGCAAGCACATGCACAATTATTGGAACTAGTTTGTGTTTGTAAGAAGCCTTCATGAAACTTGTTTTTTTTCCCTGATGTAACAGATTAAACTTTGTTGCTATGCTATACTATATGTGGGCATGCACGTTAATTAGTATGTATGAAGCATGATTTTGGAATgcatatgaataaatatatatacctGTAGTTTGGATTCCAGGAAACTCAAG
The sequence above is drawn from the Ricinus communis isolate WT05 ecotype wild-type chromosome 7, ASM1957865v1, whole genome shotgun sequence genome and encodes:
- the LOC8262871 gene encoding patatin-like protein 1, encoding MDLHTLSDEINPSIYGERITVLSIDGGGIRGIIPATILSFLESKLQELDGEHVRIADYFDVIAGTSTGGLIASMLTAPDENRRPLYKAKDIVPFYLKHCPQIFPQSWGIIMKIRSLMGPKYDGKYLRKLIRKILGNRRLHETVTRVVVPTFDIQLLQPVVFSTFEAEIDASKDALLSDICIGTSSAPTYFPAYYFQTKDSEGNYREFHLVDGGITANNPALLAMKPTGTVFPDPDTLPAQALHYGKYLVISLGTGTSKMHKKYSAKSAEKWGILSWIYKERQSPLLDAFRNAIDDMVELHMSLIFRSNKCEHNYLRIQDDTLSEESSSVDKATQKNLEELVKIGERILQKPVSRINLDIGILEPVENGGTNEEALIRFAKLLSEERRLRRQRIHKCQD